The window TCGTAAATCACAATAAGCTTTTCAGGTTTTATCTTATAAAAGTTCACTGCCTCTATGATACTTTCTCCGCTTGCGTTCATATATGTCATTGGCTTTAAAAGCAAAACCTTTTTACCGGCATATTCAAAGCTGCCAACCAAACCTTTGAACTTTATTTTATCTACCTTTGTATTGAAAAGCTGAGCTAAATAGTCAATCGCCAAAAAACCTGCATTGTGTCTTGTAAAGGTATATTTTTCACCAGGATTCCCAAGTCCTGCAATGATATAATCCAATTTCTACTCACTCCTTTTATTTACAAAAACAGGCTGCCTTTTAAAACATTTCAAAAGACAGCCTTTATTTATCTTCTTAATACTAATTTTTATCTGTTTCCTTTTGTGCTTATATATTCGTCAAAAAGGGTAGAAATAGCCACATCTTCGTATATTCTTGTTATTGCTTCAGCAAAAAGGCTTGCAACAGACAACACCTTTATCTTATCTATCCTCTTTTCAGGCGGAAGTGGAATGGTGTTGAGCACAACAAGCTCTTTAATAGGCGACTGTTGTATCCTCTCAACAGCAGGTCCGGATAAAACCGGGTGCGTACAGCATGCATAAACTTCCTTTGCACCATAATCCATAAGAGCCTGAGCTGCAGCAACAATAGTACCTGCTGTATCTATCATATCATCAACCATCAAACATGTCTTGTCTTTCACATCACCAATTATGTTCATAATCTCAGCAACATTTGCTTTGGGTCTTCTTTTGTCAACTATGGCAAGCGGCAGGTCAAGCTTTGTTGCAAAGTTGCGTGCACGTGTCACACTTCCAAGATCTGGCGATACAACCACAGCATTCTCTAAGTTCACATTTTCCATAAAATATTTTGCTAAAATTGGAACACCAATTAGATGGTCAAGTGGTATATCAAAAAACCCTTGAATTTGAGGTGCATGAAGGTCCATTGTCAGGACCCTATCTGCCCCTGCAGATGTTATCAAATTTGCAACAAGTTTTGCTGTGATTGGGTCGCGTGCTCGTGCTTTTCTGTCCTGTCTTGCATATCCATAGTATGGTATCACAGCTGTTATTCTTCCTGCCGAAGCTCTTTTGAAAGCGTCAATCATGATTAAAAGTTCCATCAGATTTTCATTCACAGGATGACAGGTTGACTGGACTACAAAAACATCTGCACCGCGCACAGTTTCGTTTATTCTAACTGATATCTCACCGTCTGAAAACCTGCCAATCTCTGCATCACCAAGTTTTTTACCAAGGTGACTGGCTATCTCTTCTGCAAGCTCCTTGTTTGAATTACCAGTAAATATTTTTATCTCTTTACCATGTGTTATCACTTTTTTTACCCCCAGCACAAAAGTTAATTTTTCTACCCTTTTCCCACGCAAACTATATTATAACACAAAATATTTAATAAATTTATCTTAAAATGTCTACAAAATCTATTCATTTTATTATTTATTATTGTGGCTTTCATACATCTTCTTGCGCCTTAAAACCCAGCCTTCTTTTATAGTCTGCCTTTCACGGGCAATCGCAAGAGCATCTGCAGGAACATCATCTGTGATTGTAGAACCTGCCGCAATGTAGGCGTTCTTCCCAATTTTAACAGGTGCTACAAGATTTGAGTTGCAGCCAATAAACGCATTATCTTCAACAACCGTTCTGTGCTTTTTATACCCATCGTAGTTTACAAATATGGTCCCGCAGCCCAAATTCACATTTTCGCCTATGTCAGCATCTCCAATGTATGTAAGATGAGCTGACTTTGTGTTTCTGCCCACCTTTGAGTTTTTCACCTCAACAAAGTTGCCAATCTTGACTCCTTCTTCCAAGATGCTGTTTGGTCGCAAGTGCGCATAAGGTCCAACCTTTACATTGTCTTTTATCTCAGAATCCTCAATCACCGAAAACCACACATGACACTTATTACCTATTTTTGAATTCACAATGTATGAGTTCGGTCCAATTACGCACTCTTCTCCTATTGTAGTGTTGCCAAGTATGAATGTGCCGGGATATATCACTGTGTCTTTACCTATCTGCACATCTGGATGAATGTAGACAGAATACATATCTATCATTTGAACACCTTCTGCAAGGTGCTTTTTATTTATTCTTATTTTCAGCTCCTGCTCAGCCAAAAAAAGCTCATACCTTGAGTTAATGCCCATTACCTCAAAATTATCATCACATGCAATTTTTACCACCTTCTTGCCTTCTTTATTTAGTATCTCAATGCTGTCTGTAAGATAATACTCGTGCTGGCTGTTGTTATTGTCTATCTTTGCCAAAACATCTTCAAGCGCATCTCTTGCAAAGCAATAAAATCCAGGATTTATCTCTTTTATTTGTTTTTGTTCATCTGTTGCGTCCTTCTCCTCGACAATCTTTAAAACATTACCATTCTCATCAGAAATTATTCTCCCATAACCATACGGATTTTCGAAGATGGCAGTCAAAAGACAGAGCGATGCGTTTTCCTTCTTTCTTTTTTCAGAAATTCTTTTTAGTGTATCTGCTTTAATAAAAGGTGCATCTGCATAAAGAACAAATACATCTTCTGCCTGCTTTGAGACCATGTCCATTGCACACATCACCGCGTGGGCAGTCCCAAGCTGCTTTTCTTGATAAGCAAATTTTACATTCCTGCCTTCTAAAACCTTGCAGACATCCTCTTTTTTGTTGCCAACAACAACCACTATCTCGCTATTTTCAAAGTTTTTCTCAATCTCGTCAATCAGATAAAGTATCATTGGTTTTCCCATTATTTTTTGAACAACCTTAGAATACTTTGACTTCATTCTTTTGCCTTCACCAGCAGCAAGTACAATAAACGTTTGTCTTTTCATTTCAAATCACCTTCACCATTTTCTTCAAACTTTACAACCTCTATTCCCGCTTCATCAAAGATCTTCTGGCTCATCTCATCTGGATACAAACCTTTGTATATGACCTTTTTTATCCCTGCGTTTACTATCATCTTTGCACATATCACACAAGGATATGTTGTTGTGTAAATTACACTTCCATCTATCACAACACCCATTTTTGCTGCCTGGATTATGGCGTTTTGTTCTGCATGGAGTCCTCTGCAAAGCTCATGTCTCTGCCCTGAAGGGACATTTAGCTTTTCTCTTAAGCACCCAACCTCTTCACAGTGAGGAAGGCCTGTCGGTGCTCCATTGTACCCTGTTGCAAGAATCCTTTTGTCTTTTACAATCAAAGCTCCAACCTTCCTTCTGAGGCAAGTGGAGCGCTCTTTTACTATATCCACAATCTGCATAAAGTATTCATCCCATGTAGGTCTCATTTCAAAAATCCTCCATACAACTTCTTTGAACTTGTGTTTGTAACTTATCCAATGCTACTTTGTACCAAACAGTCTGTCACCGGCATCACCAAGTCCGGGTATTATATAGCCGTGGTCATTTAGTTTTTCATCAACTGCTGCACAATAAATCTCAACGTCCGGATGATCCTGAGTTAACCTTTCAATCCCTTCTGGTGCTGCAATGAGGCACATGAGCTTCAAACTTTGAGGATTGTATCTTTTTATATAGTCAAACGCAGCAGATGCAGACCCCCCTGTTGCAAGCATCGGGTCAAGCACAATTATGTCTCTTTCGTGGACATCCTGTGGAAGTTTGCAGTAATACTCAACAGGCTTTAAAGTCTCAGGGTCTCTGTAAAGACCAATATGCCCCACCTTTGCAGCAGGAATTAACTTTAAAAGTCCATCTACCATGCCAAGCCCGGCGCGCAGAATAGGCACAATTGCAAGTTTTCTTCCAGAGATCACTTTGCACTTTGCAACTCCAACAGGTGTTTCAATTTCAACCTCTTTTAAAGGTAGATTTCTTGTAACCTCATACGCCATGAGCATTGCTATCTCTTCAACAAGCTCTCTGAACTCTTTAACCCCTGTGTTTTTGTCACGAATTAATGTTAGTTTATGCTGAATTAAAGGATGGTCAAACACGTATACATTTTTCTTGTACTCTACCATACTCTTTACTCCTTTCTAAAAATTTGTGAGGATTTTTTCTATCTCTGTTCATCTTCTATCAGATGTATCTTATCAACTCTTCTCTGATGCCTTCCACCTTCAAAAGTTGAAGATAAAAAGGCATCTACAATCTCACATGCAAGCCCTTCACCGATAACCCTTGCACCCATCGCAAGAATGTTTGCATTGTTATGAGCTCGTGCAGCCTTAGCAGAAAATGTGTCATGACAAAGCGCAGCTCTAATTCCCCTAACTTTGTTCGCAGCAATAGAGATTCCAATTCCTGTCCCGCAGATGAGTATACCAAAGTCAAAGTGCCCGTTTTTTACTGCCAGCGCCACATCCTTTGCAATGTCCGGGTAGTCACAAGACTCCTGAGAATACGTTCCAAAGTCCTTGTATTCAACCCCTTTTTTCTCAAGATGTTTCTTGATCGCCTCTTTCAAAGAAAATCCTGCATGGTCAGAACCTATTGCAATCTTCACTTTTAAATTCTCCCCTTTCAAAAAATTCCTTATAGTAAAGAGCACAGAGATGGTTGGTACCTCTTTGCAACTTCAAGAGAAAAATTATAGCTTTCAAATACACCATGCTGCTTTAAAATTGAACTCACTGTCAAAAGCGCAACATCCGGGTGATTATTTTCCTCACTCAGATGTCCTAAATAAATCCTTCTTGTACGAGCAAGATTCAGTCTTAAAATCATCTGAGCTGCCTGTTCATTTGAAAGATGACCTTTGTCACTCTTTATTCTCTGCTTAAGATAATATGGATAAGGTCCGAACATCAGCATCTCAACGTCGTGGTTTGATTCAAGCAAAATAATATCTGAAAAATCTATCATTCTGGCAACGCTGTCACTTACATGTCCAACATCTGTGCAAATTGAAACTTTCTTGTCTTTGACATAAAAGCAAAACCCCATCGGGTCAGATGCATCGTGAGGTATTGAAAATGTATCAATTCCAATGCTACCTACCGAAAAGCTTGTCCCTGTCTCAATTAGCTTTACATAGCTTTCGTCCACTTTACCAAGAAACCTCTTTATACTTTCCCATGTTTTGTAATTTGTTATAATGGGAACATTGAGCTTTCTAAAATAAATGCCTGCACATTTAACATGGTCAGAGTGGTCATGAGAAAGTAAAATTGCATCAATTTTCTTATTAAATCCTATTTTTTCAAGTGCCTGTGCAATTTTTTTAAAGCTCACACCAGCATCAACTATGATTGAGGTGTCTTTATATGAAATTAAAATGCTATTTCCACTGCTTCCACTGTACAGCGGACAGAAAAGCACTTCATCTGACATTATTATCTTTCCCCTTTTATCTTATGTTCTTGAAACTTTTGCACCAAGCCGTGATAGTTTCAAATCTATATTTTCATAACCTCTATCCACATTTTTGGCATTATAAATCACAGTTTTTCCTTTTGCTGCAAGCCCTGCAACAACCAAAGCAGCACCTGCCCGAAGGTCCACAGCAACAACCTCAGCACCTTGAAGACTTTCTACACCTTCAACAACAGCAACTCTTCCCTCAACCTTAACGTTTGCTCCCATCTTTTTGAGCTCATCAACATACTGGTATCTATTTTCCCACACACCCTCTGTCACAACGCTTGTACCGCTACAAAGACTTAATAGCACTGTCATCTGAGGCTGAAGGTCTGTGGGAAAACCTGGGTATGGCATTGTCTTTATGCTTGAACTTCTAAGCCTACTTTTGCAAATGACCTCGATGCTGTCTTCATAAGTTATAACCTCTGCACCCATCTCAACAAGCTTTGCTGTGAGCGACTCTAAATGCTTAGGAATCACATTTTTTACAATTACATGTCCTTTTGTTGCGCATGCAGCAATCATATATGTCCCTGCTTCTATCTGGTCAGGAATGATAGCATACTTTGTTGGATAAAGTTTATCTACTCCTTCAATCCTGATAACGTCAGTACCTGCACCCTTGATCTTTGCACCCATGCTGTTTAGAAAATTTGCGGTGTCAACAACATGCGGTTCTTTTGCAGCATTTTCTATTATTGTTATGCCCTTTGCCTTGACAGCAGCAAGCATAAGATTGATTGTTGCACCAACAGACACAACATCCAAATATATCTTTGTGCCAACAAGCCTGTCTGCATATGCCTTTATCATACCATTTTCAATTTTAACATCAGCACCAAGCGCTGTAAAACCTTTTATGTGCTGGTCAATTGGTCTTGAACCAAAATTACACCCACCTGGCATGGCAACCTCCGCCCTGCCAAACCGGGTAAGAAGTGCTCCAATGAGGTAATATGAAGCTCTTATCTTCTTGACACTTTCATATGGTGCTATGTAATTGTGCAAGTTCCTCGCATCTATTTTAAGAGAATGATTGTCATATTCTATCTTTGCTCCAAGCTTGAGCAAAATGTCATCCATTGCAAACACATCTTCAATTAAAGGAAGGTTTTCTATAACGCTTTCCCCGTCAGCCATTAAAGCTGCGGGAATTACAGCAACTGCAGCATTCTTTGCACCGTTTATTACAACCTCACCTTCTAACGGGTAGCCACCTTCTATCACAAGTTTTTCATAAGCTTCTTTCAACTCTTGCACCCTCTCTTTTCAAAAAGCTTTTATTTATTTTCCCATTCTTTTATATTATATTCTTTCTTGTGAAATCTGAAAAGAAGAATATTCTTTTTATCAAGCCAATTGAAAATATTATTTGAAATGAAAAAGTAGTGTAATTTTCTAAAAAATGATATAATAAGAATAAGTCAAAAAATATTTGTTTAAGGGGAAACAAAAGATGAAAATTGGTGTGGTACAAATGAAAATTTCAAACAAGATTGATAATAATATTCTCAAGATTGTAAATTTCTTAAAAAAAGCAAAAGTTGATGAGGTAGACTTGGTCTGCTTTCCTGAGATGGCACTGACTGGCTACAATGTCCAGTTCCTAAAATCAATAGATATGAATGATAAAATTTTGTTTGCTCTTGATGAAATCTCTAAACTTGTTAGTAAATATTCAGTCTGTTGCATAATTGGACATCCATTTTATGAAGGTAAAGAGTTAAAAAATCGTGCATCGATATTATTCCCTGACGGCAGATATGAAAAATATGACAAACTCTATCCAACTGAGATTGAGAAGAAAATATTCTCTGAAGGGAAAGGTCCTCTTGTTTTTGAATACAAACAAAAACGTTTTGGTATTGCCATCTGCAGAGACCAGAATTTTTATAACATATTTAAAGAATACAAAGATAGGGGATGCGATGGTGTATTTATTTTAGCTGCACATTATTACAGTCCGAATGAAGCACGCTGGAAAATAGACAAAAATAGAAGTATCCCTATTGCAAGAGCTGTTGAAAATGAATATTATGTGTTTCTGGCAAACGCCACAGGTGCTCATTTTAACATGATAAGCCTTGGTCATAGCCTAATTGTGGATAAAAGGGGATGTATTGTGTGTGAAGCAGACGAAGCTGGGGAACATCTTTTGACTGCAGAAATATGATGACTATATCTCAACCAGTATTACGTCTTCACCAATCTTTTTTATTTTTTCCCATGGAATCACATAATCTTTTTCTTTTGAGAAGATGTTGCCCACAGAAAATGGTGCCGGGACAACTATTGCATCTATCTTGCCGGTTTTTACATCAACTTCTAAATCACAGACCTTGCCAAGTTTTTTACCATCAGAGACGTTTATAACATCCTTTTCTCTCAAATCCGATGATTTATACATATTATTTTTCTCATCCTAAATCACTGTTGTCTTTTACTATTATATGCATTAATTTTGTTCATGTGAAAATTTCACTTGAACAAAAAGCCGCAGGTACATTCCATATTTGCCTGCGGCTCTATTAAGCATGAGTAAGTATATTCAAATCTCAGTTATGATTGGAATTATCATTGGGTTTCTTCTTGTCTTTTCAAACAAGAAATTCCTTAGATTATCTTTTAAAATTACCTTTATTGCGTTAGGCTCAGTAATATCGTTTTTGTAGCAAAAGTAAAGAACATCCTTTATCACTCTTTTTGCCTCTTCAATCAGGGGCTCAGATTCTTTTATATATATAAAGCCTCTTGTGATAATATCCGGTCCAGAAAGGACATCTCTTGTTGACGAATCAATTGTGAGCACAACAATGAAAAGCCCGTCCTGGGCAAGATGACGTCTGTCGCGCAGAACAACATTTCCTACATCTCCAACTCCAAGTCCATCAACAAGCACATTCCCTGCTTGCACCATTCCAACAACCTTTGCACCGTCTTTTGTAATCTCCAAAACCTTCCCATTTTCTAATACAAATACGTTTTTTTCGCCAAGCTCCATTGCGAGCTTTGCATGGTGTATCAAGTGTTTGAACTCTCCATGCACGGGAATACTGTATTTTGGTCTTGTAAGATTGTGTATAAGCTTTATCTCTTCCTGGCAGGCATGACCTGACACATGAATGTCATCAATGTCTTCATATATCACCTGTGCACCCTGCTTAAATAAATCGTTTATTACTCTATTTACAAACTTTTCATTTCCAGGAATGGGCGCTGCTGAGATTATAACAACATCACCGGGTATAATCCCTACCTTTTTGTGCTCGGCAGAAGCCATTCGTGAAAGTGCAGACATAGGCTCGCCTTGGCTTCCTGTGGTGATAAGAACAATCTTGTTCAAAGGATAGTTGTCAATCTCATCAACATCAATCAGCATCCCATCTGGCATCTTCAGATATCCAAGTTCAAGTGCTTTGTTCACAACATTCACCATGCTTCTTCCCAAGACGCAAATCTTTCTTCCTTGCTTTTCAGCCGAGTTTATGACCTGCTGTACTCTGTGAATGTGCGAAGAAAATGTTGCAACAATTACTCTCCCCTGAGCTTGGGAAAATATCCTGTCAAATGTCGCACCAACAGTCTTTTCAGACAATGTAAAACCAGGCCTCTCTGCGTTTGTTGAGTCGCACAAAAGCGCAAGAACTCCCTGTTTGCCGAGTTCTGCGAACCTTATAAGGTCAATTGGTTCACCTTCAATTGGTGTAAAGTCCACCTTGAAATCACCTGTGTGAACAATGGGACCAAGCGGTGTGTGTATAGCAACAGCAACAGAGTCAGCTATCGAATGTGTTGTTCTGATAAACTCAATGCGCATATTGTTAAAACTAATTACATCCCCTGCCCTAACAGTAAATAATTTTATTGCATTCAAATCTATGCCAAATTCTAAAAGTTTTATCTCAACAAGCCCAAGTGTAAGTCTTGTACCATATATCGGAACGTTCAAGTCACGTAGAACATATGGTATTGCTCCAATGTGGTCTTCGTGACCATGAGTTAAAATTAATGCTTTTACCCTTTCTTTATTCTTTATAAGATATGATATGTCAGGTATTACAAGGTCAACGCCAAGCATCTCATCTTCTGGAAAAGCAAGACCACAATCAATGACAACTATTTCGTCATTTACTTCTATGACTGTCATATTCTTGCCAATCTCATTTAGCCCACCAAGTGGTATAATTTTGATTTTATGTTCTTGTTTCTTTTTCATAAAGAATTCCTCCAAAAAAAATCAAATGTACAAAAGGTAAAAAGACATTTTAAAAAAGCCCTTACGAAAATGGCTTTCGCAAGAGCTTTTTGAAGAATTTAAAAATAAGTCAAAAATCAGCATTCTTTTATGCTCTTTTCGGCTTTACCTGGAGTTTCTTCTTTCTTGTGCTGAGCTCCCAATCAAACCACAGCGCAGTTGCTATAAATATGGACGAATAAGTACCTGATATAACACCAATCAAAAGAGGAAATGCAAATTCTTTTATTGCCTGAACACCCATTGTATACAGAACAACAAGAACTACAATGACACTCATTGCTGTTGCAATTGATCTTCCTATCGTCTGGTTCATGCTAAGGTTCACAAGATCTTTGAGTTCCATCTTCCCTGCTATCCTTCTGTTTTCTCTTATCCTATCAAATACAACAATAGTGTCGTTTATAGAATAACCAAGGACAGTAAGGATTGCCGCTATAAAAGTAGAATTTAGTGGAATTTTAAAGAGAGTATATACAGTCAAAACAATCAACAGGTCATGAATCAGGGCTGCTACAGCAGTTGTACCAAACCGGAACTCAAATCTGATAGCAATATAAATGAGCATCAAAATTGATGCAATCACAACCGCCCAAATAGCCTGAGATTTTAGCTCAGATGAAATAGTAGCTCCTACATTTTGATAAGATATTAAATCCTCTTTTTTCAGATTATATCTTTTTGCAATCTCTCCAAAGAGCTTGTCTCTTGTCTGTTTTGAAAGCTCTGTCTTGTTTTTGCCATGAACCTCATGTGCGTTTATCATTATCTTTTTGCCATCTTCAACTTTTCTCACAATTGGAGTTTGAGTTCCTGTAATTTGCTTTGTCAGTTTTTCAAGTTCTGATATCTCTTGAGCTGTCGGAACCTTATGAAGGTTTATCTCCAAAACTGTACCACCTGTAAAGTCTATGTCATAGTTAAAACCTTGTACAAAATATGAAATCAACCCAACTACCATAACCAAAATTGAAACTATATAAAAGTATTTTCTTTTCCCCATGAAATCAATCTTGGTCATTTAAGCATCCACCTCCCTGGTTTTCTTGCCACCATACCACCTGATATCTTTAAATAACCCTGTATTTATAATTGAAGTAAGTAAAAATCTTGTAACAGTGATTGCTGTGAAGAACGATACCACAATACCTATGGTGAGCGTCCAAGCAAAGCCCTTAATAGGACCTGTTCCTAAGAACAAAAGCACAATTCCTGCTATTATAGTGGTCACGTTAGAGTCAATAACAGCATTTAATGCTCGCCTAAAACCTGCATCCATAGCAGCCCTTAAAGTTTTTCCACTTCTCAGCTCCTCTTTCAACCGCGCAAAGATCAAGATATTCGCGTCAACTGCCATGCCAGCAGACAGAATTATACCTGCAATACCAGGGAGGGTCAAAGTTATCTTTGCATACCCCACAATTGCAACCAGAATAACTATATAAGCAACTAAAGCTATATCTGCAACAAGCCCTGGCAGTCTGTAGAAAATTATCATGAATAGGAACACAAGCAAGATTCCAATAATTCCAGCCTTTAAAGTTGATTTAAAAGCCTCATTTCCAAGTGAAGGTCCTATAGCCTTGCTCTCTATCACATTCAAAGCAAATGGCAGTGCACCAGCTTTTATCTGCTGAGCAAGTGTTTTAGCCTCTTCCAGATCTTTCATACCTTCAATCACAGCTTCACCACTGTCAATCTCTGCCCGAACAACAGGATTTGAAATGAGCTTGCCATCAAGATAAATTCCAATGTTCTGACCCAAATATTTTTTTGTCCCTTCTGCAAACTTTTTTGTTCCCTCTTTGTCAAACTTTAGTGCAACAACGTATCCTGATGTTGTCTGCTGTGCATATGCATCAACAACGTTTCTACCTGAAACAATCAAATCTCCAGAAGGTCCTTTGAATTCAATCAAAGCTGTTCTTCCTATATACTGTATAGCTTCATCAGGGTCTTTGACACCTGGAATTTCTACCCTTATTCTCTTTGAGCCCTGAATTGTCGCCGTTGCATCATAAAAGTTTCTCATGTCAAGCCTTGTTCTGATAAGTTGCAACGCTGATTCCATTTCTCTTCTTGTTGGATTCTCTTTTGCTGCCTCATATACAATGTAAACGCCGCCTT is drawn from Caldicellulosiruptor diazotrophicus and contains these coding sequences:
- the rpiB gene encoding ribose 5-phosphate isomerase B; this translates as MKIAIGSDHAGFSLKEAIKKHLEKKGVEYKDFGTYSQESCDYPDIAKDVALAVKNGHFDFGILICGTGIGISIAANKVRGIRAALCHDTFSAKAARAHNNANILAMGARVIGEGLACEIVDAFLSSTFEGGRHQRRVDKIHLIEDEQR
- a CDS encoding MBL fold metallo-hydrolase, with the translated sequence MSDEVLFCPLYSGSSGNSILISYKDTSIIVDAGVSFKKIAQALEKIGFNKKIDAILLSHDHSDHVKCAGIYFRKLNVPIITNYKTWESIKRFLGKVDESYVKLIETGTSFSVGSIGIDTFSIPHDASDPMGFCFYVKDKKVSICTDVGHVSDSVARMIDFSDIILLESNHDVEMLMFGPYPYYLKQRIKSDKGHLSNEQAAQMILRLNLARTRRIYLGHLSEENNHPDVALLTVSSILKQHGVFESYNFSLEVAKRYQPSLCSLL
- a CDS encoding deoxycytidylate deaminase; this translates as MRPTWDEYFMQIVDIVKERSTCLRRKVGALIVKDKRILATGYNGAPTGLPHCEEVGCLREKLNVPSGQRHELCRGLHAEQNAIIQAAKMGVVIDGSVIYTTTYPCVICAKMIVNAGIKKVIYKGLYPDEMSQKIFDEAGIEVVKFEENGEGDLK
- the glmU gene encoding bifunctional UDP-N-acetylglucosamine diphosphorylase/glucosamine-1-phosphate N-acetyltransferase GlmU — translated: MKRQTFIVLAAGEGKRMKSKYSKVVQKIMGKPMILYLIDEIEKNFENSEIVVVVGNKKEDVCKVLEGRNVKFAYQEKQLGTAHAVMCAMDMVSKQAEDVFVLYADAPFIKADTLKRISEKRKKENASLCLLTAIFENPYGYGRIISDENGNVLKIVEEKDATDEQKQIKEINPGFYCFARDALEDVLAKIDNNNSQHEYYLTDSIEILNKEGKKVVKIACDDNFEVMGINSRYELFLAEQELKIRINKKHLAEGVQMIDMYSVYIHPDVQIGKDTVIYPGTFILGNTTIGEECVIGPNSYIVNSKIGNKCHVWFSVIEDSEIKDNVKVGPYAHLRPNSILEEGVKIGNFVEVKNSKVGRNTKSAHLTYIGDADIGENVNLGCGTIFVNYDGYKKHRTVVEDNAFIGCNSNLVAPVKIGKNAYIAAGSTITDDVPADALAIARERQTIKEGWVLRRKKMYESHNNK
- a CDS encoding ribose-phosphate diphosphokinase, with amino-acid sequence MITHGKEIKIFTGNSNKELAEEIASHLGKKLGDAEIGRFSDGEISVRINETVRGADVFVVQSTCHPVNENLMELLIMIDAFKRASAGRITAVIPYYGYARQDRKARARDPITAKLVANLITSAGADRVLTMDLHAPQIQGFFDIPLDHLIGVPILAKYFMENVNLENAVVVSPDLGSVTRARNFATKLDLPLAIVDKRRPKANVAEIMNIIGDVKDKTCLMVDDMIDTAGTIVAAAQALMDYGAKEVYACCTHPVLSGPAVERIQQSPIKELVVLNTIPLPPEKRIDKIKVLSVASLFAEAITRIYEDVAISTLFDEYISTKGNR
- the secF gene encoding protein translocase subunit SecF, which produces MTKIDFMGKRKYFYIVSILVMVVGLISYFVQGFNYDIDFTGGTVLEINLHKVPTAQEISELEKLTKQITGTQTPIVRKVEDGKKIMINAHEVHGKNKTELSKQTRDKLFGEIAKRYNLKKEDLISYQNVGATISSELKSQAIWAVVIASILMLIYIAIRFEFRFGTTAVAALIHDLLIVLTVYTLFKIPLNSTFIAAILTVLGYSINDTIVVFDRIRENRRIAGKMELKDLVNLSMNQTIGRSIATAMSVIVVLVVLYTMGVQAIKEFAFPLLIGVISGTYSSIFIATALWFDWELSTRKKKLQVKPKRA
- the upp gene encoding uracil phosphoribosyltransferase, which gives rise to MVEYKKNVYVFDHPLIQHKLTLIRDKNTGVKEFRELVEEIAMLMAYEVTRNLPLKEVEIETPVGVAKCKVISGRKLAIVPILRAGLGMVDGLLKLIPAAKVGHIGLYRDPETLKPVEYYCKLPQDVHERDIIVLDPMLATGGSASAAFDYIKRYNPQSLKLMCLIAAPEGIERLTQDHPDVEIYCAAVDEKLNDHGYIIPGLGDAGDRLFGTK
- a CDS encoding YlmC/YmxH family sporulation protein produces the protein MYKSSDLREKDVINVSDGKKLGKVCDLEVDVKTGKIDAIVVPAPFSVGNIFSKEKDYVIPWEKIKKIGEDVILVEI
- a CDS encoding UDP-N-acetylglucosamine 1-carboxyvinyltransferase encodes the protein MKEAYEKLVIEGGYPLEGEVVINGAKNAAVAVIPAALMADGESVIENLPLIEDVFAMDDILLKLGAKIEYDNHSLKIDARNLHNYIAPYESVKKIRASYYLIGALLTRFGRAEVAMPGGCNFGSRPIDQHIKGFTALGADVKIENGMIKAYADRLVGTKIYLDVVSVGATINLMLAAVKAKGITIIENAAKEPHVVDTANFLNSMGAKIKGAGTDVIRIEGVDKLYPTKYAIIPDQIEAGTYMIAACATKGHVIVKNVIPKHLESLTAKLVEMGAEVITYEDSIEVICKSRLRSSSIKTMPYPGFPTDLQPQMTVLLSLCSGTSVVTEGVWENRYQYVDELKKMGANVKVEGRVAVVEGVESLQGAEVVAVDLRAGAALVVAGLAAKGKTVIYNAKNVDRGYENIDLKLSRLGAKVSRT
- a CDS encoding carbon-nitrogen hydrolase family protein; the protein is MKIGVVQMKISNKIDNNILKIVNFLKKAKVDEVDLVCFPEMALTGYNVQFLKSIDMNDKILFALDEISKLVSKYSVCCIIGHPFYEGKELKNRASILFPDGRYEKYDKLYPTEIEKKIFSEGKGPLVFEYKQKRFGIAICRDQNFYNIFKEYKDRGCDGVFILAAHYYSPNEARWKIDKNRSIPIARAVENEYYVFLANATGAHFNMISLGHSLIVDKRGCIVCEADEAGEHLLTAEI
- a CDS encoding ribonuclease J; protein product: MKKKQEHKIKIIPLGGLNEIGKNMTVIEVNDEIVVIDCGLAFPEDEMLGVDLVIPDISYLIKNKERVKALILTHGHEDHIGAIPYVLRDLNVPIYGTRLTLGLVEIKLLEFGIDLNAIKLFTVRAGDVISFNNMRIEFIRTTHSIADSVAVAIHTPLGPIVHTGDFKVDFTPIEGEPIDLIRFAELGKQGVLALLCDSTNAERPGFTLSEKTVGATFDRIFSQAQGRVIVATFSSHIHRVQQVINSAEKQGRKICVLGRSMVNVVNKALELGYLKMPDGMLIDVDEIDNYPLNKIVLITTGSQGEPMSALSRMASAEHKKVGIIPGDVVIISAAPIPGNEKFVNRVINDLFKQGAQVIYEDIDDIHVSGHACQEEIKLIHNLTRPKYSIPVHGEFKHLIHHAKLAMELGEKNVFVLENGKVLEITKDGAKVVGMVQAGNVLVDGLGVGDVGNVVLRDRRHLAQDGLFIVVLTIDSSTRDVLSGPDIITRGFIYIKESEPLIEEAKRVIKDVLYFCYKNDITEPNAIKVILKDNLRNFLFEKTRRNPMIIPIITEI